From a region of the Oceanithermus desulfurans genome:
- a CDS encoding AAA family ATPase, which translates to MKIERLTLHGFKSFADRVELHFDRGISGVIGPNGSGKSNVVEAIRFVMGSRARALRAREAEALIFHGGDGRKPMPFAEVELVLRDGRERYVVSRRIDRSGDQDVRLNGKRATFRQIERVLAGTGLGKNAHALVGQGEVAGILESSPDALLERLEDAAGLRVVTLALRETRQRLERAARHLETLREQHAGRLAEKARLTAEAEEARRAEALARERLAVQRGLFRARRRALEEEIGRLKRRLEELEEARVEAEKERLAAQGRGESLERERSAVGEAFARVQARHAALESERGFLERERLQLRSTLERLAAERSRLDEEAARLAQLKPPEPPTPPGPEAERERLLAEDEELAREVRRAEEAVRAAEQAYAQQQRAFREYREVLARYEAARDAHALARKERERWERVLAEAERDLKEARTARDEAAAQDAELRAALAELQERAGRLRAELEAARREADRLEKLVAGGSDLAEGPRRLARWRPAGMLGVVADLLEVPPGLEAAAEAALGARIQWVLMEDERSLREAVARLKREGGRATLLARDLARPRTGDLGPWLGREGVVGAARELFAIRGERKLTDALFGDTLVVEDLDVALALAREKRRVRMVTLAGEVVEPLGSVSGGRAGRGGGARLELRGRLRRIKGERDEAEAELRRSEARIAEIEAARAALELGRLDERLRRLHAERDAAARALERLPEPAAPPEPPEPVAEPDAGPLEAARRRLEVLGVRRAELEERLEAWKEHDRAVVNHRLAQERYEERQERLAALRGRAEGLDRERGRLEERLGEVEVRLGELAREQEALGLEDLRGRVNALEAEAREAKARQQAWLERLAAVAGETEEARLLLARREATLEEVLREGSELPPGEHVEGSVRKLQLRLREIERELEGLGPVNHRAAQALEQLQAELGEVERALAEAEEAAQRLTLETEELREAYDRQLQEAFVRFRERFAYYGRALLGGLADVKLDEEGLHLVVQPQGKRTRDLRLLSTGEKTMGALGFLFALAEVGEGSLPIAVLDEVDAPLDESNILRFVGFLRDFARQRQFILVTHQKRTMEACDVLWGVTNRGGASLVYSLRREEAGS; encoded by the coding sequence ATGAAGATTGAACGCCTGACCCTGCACGGATTCAAATCGTTCGCCGACCGCGTGGAACTCCACTTCGACCGCGGGATCTCGGGCGTCATCGGTCCCAACGGCTCGGGCAAGAGCAACGTCGTCGAGGCAATCCGCTTCGTCATGGGCTCGCGGGCGCGGGCGCTGCGGGCGCGCGAGGCGGAGGCGCTGATCTTCCACGGCGGCGACGGCCGCAAGCCCATGCCCTTCGCCGAGGTGGAGCTGGTGCTCCGCGACGGGCGCGAGCGCTACGTGGTCAGCCGCCGCATCGACCGCTCCGGCGACCAGGACGTACGGCTCAACGGCAAGCGGGCCACCTTTCGCCAGATCGAGCGCGTGCTCGCCGGGACGGGGCTGGGAAAAAACGCACATGCGCTGGTCGGGCAGGGGGAGGTCGCGGGCATCCTGGAGTCTTCGCCCGACGCCCTGCTCGAACGGCTCGAAGACGCCGCCGGCCTCAGGGTCGTGACCCTGGCGCTGCGGGAGACCCGGCAGCGGCTCGAGCGCGCGGCGCGGCACCTGGAGACGCTGCGCGAGCAGCACGCGGGCCGGCTGGCCGAGAAGGCGCGGCTCACCGCCGAAGCCGAGGAGGCGCGGCGCGCCGAGGCGCTGGCCCGGGAGCGGCTCGCGGTGCAGCGCGGGTTGTTTCGGGCGCGACGGCGCGCCCTCGAAGAGGAGATTGGGCGGCTGAAGCGGCGCCTCGAGGAGCTGGAGGAGGCGCGCGTGGAAGCCGAGAAGGAGCGCCTGGCCGCCCAGGGGCGCGGCGAGTCGCTCGAGCGCGAGCGCTCCGCCGTCGGCGAGGCCTTCGCCCGGGTGCAGGCGCGCCACGCCGCCCTGGAAAGCGAACGCGGCTTTCTCGAGCGCGAGCGCCTGCAGCTGCGCAGCACCCTCGAGCGGCTGGCGGCCGAGCGAAGCCGCCTCGACGAGGAGGCCGCGCGCCTGGCGCAGCTAAAGCCGCCCGAACCCCCGACGCCGCCCGGCCCCGAGGCGGAACGGGAGCGCCTGCTCGCCGAAGACGAGGAGCTGGCACGCGAGGTCCGCCGGGCCGAGGAGGCCGTGCGGGCTGCGGAGCAGGCTTACGCGCAGCAGCAGCGCGCTTTTCGGGAATACCGCGAGGTGCTGGCGCGCTACGAAGCCGCGCGGGACGCCCACGCGCTCGCGCGGAAGGAGCGGGAGCGCTGGGAGCGGGTGCTGGCGGAGGCCGAGCGCGACCTGAAGGAGGCGCGGACGGCGCGGGACGAGGCCGCCGCCCAGGACGCGGAGCTGCGGGCGGCGCTGGCCGAGCTGCAGGAACGGGCGGGCCGCCTGCGGGCCGAGCTCGAGGCCGCCCGGCGCGAGGCCGATCGGCTGGAAAAACTGGTGGCCGGGGGTTCCGATCTCGCCGAGGGGCCGCGCAGGCTCGCGCGCTGGCGCCCCGCAGGCATGCTCGGGGTGGTGGCCGACCTGCTCGAGGTCCCCCCGGGCCTGGAGGCCGCCGCCGAGGCCGCTCTGGGCGCCCGCATCCAGTGGGTGCTCATGGAGGACGAGCGCTCCCTGCGAGAGGCCGTGGCGCGCCTGAAGCGCGAGGGCGGGCGGGCCACCCTGCTGGCGCGGGACCTGGCCCGCCCCCGCACCGGCGACCTGGGCCCCTGGCTCGGGCGCGAAGGGGTGGTCGGGGCCGCCCGGGAACTCTTCGCGATCCGCGGTGAGCGCAAGCTGACCGACGCCCTTTTCGGGGACACCCTGGTCGTCGAAGACCTTGACGTGGCGCTGGCGCTGGCGCGGGAGAAGCGGCGCGTGCGCATGGTTACGCTGGCCGGCGAGGTGGTCGAACCCCTGGGCTCGGTCAGCGGGGGCCGGGCCGGGCGCGGCGGCGGCGCGCGCTTGGAGCTGCGCGGCCGCCTGCGCAGGATCAAGGGCGAGCGGGACGAAGCCGAGGCCGAACTGCGCCGCAGCGAGGCGCGCATCGCCGAGATCGAGGCCGCCCGGGCGGCCCTCGAACTCGGCCGGTTGGACGAGCGCCTGCGCCGCCTGCACGCCGAACGCGATGCGGCGGCACGCGCCCTCGAGCGTCTTCCAGAGCCGGCCGCGCCGCCCGAACCGCCCGAGCCCGTCGCCGAGCCCGACGCCGGGCCGCTGGAGGCCGCGCGGCGACGCCTGGAAGTCCTGGGCGTACGCCGGGCCGAGCTCGAGGAGCGGCTCGAGGCCTGGAAGGAGCACGACCGTGCCGTCGTCAACCACCGTCTGGCCCAGGAACGCTACGAGGAGCGGCAGGAGCGTCTGGCCGCCCTGCGCGGGCGCGCGGAGGGGCTGGACCGGGAGCGGGGCCGCTTGGAGGAGCGCCTGGGAGAGGTCGAGGTGCGCCTGGGCGAGCTGGCGCGCGAGCAGGAGGCGCTCGGCCTCGAAGACCTTCGGGGCCGCGTGAACGCGCTCGAGGCGGAGGCCCGGGAGGCCAAGGCCCGGCAGCAGGCGTGGCTCGAGCGGCTGGCCGCGGTCGCCGGCGAGACCGAAGAGGCGCGGCTGCTGCTCGCCCGCCGCGAAGCCACGCTGGAAGAGGTGCTGCGCGAGGGGTCCGAGCTGCCCCCGGGCGAACACGTCGAGGGCTCGGTACGCAAGCTGCAGCTGCGCTTGCGCGAGATCGAGCGGGAACTCGAAGGCCTGGGGCCCGTCAACCACCGGGCGGCCCAGGCCCTGGAGCAGCTGCAGGCGGAGCTGGGCGAGGTGGAGCGCGCACTCGCCGAGGCGGAGGAGGCGGCGCAGAGGCTCACCCTCGAAACCGAGGAGCTGCGCGAGGCCTACGACCGCCAGCTGCAGGAGGCCTTCGTCCGTTTTCGCGAGCGGTTCGCCTACTACGGCCGCGCCCTCTTGGGGGGGCTGGCCGATGTCAAACTGGACGAGGAGGGGCTGCACCTCGTGGTTCAGCCGCAGGGCAAGCGCACCCGTGACCTGCGGCTGCTCTCGACCGGCGAGAAGACGATGGGCGCCCTGGGCTTCCTCTTCGCGCTCGCCGAGGTAGGGGAGGGGAGCCTGCCCATCGCCGTTCTCGACGAGGTGGACGCTCCCTTGGACGAGTCCAACATCCTGCGCTTCGTCGGCTTCCTGC
- a CDS encoding MazG-like family protein — protein MSRLQERVHRFDADRGWERVRPEHTYLHLMEELGEVARELLRRAAYKEGTPNLTEELADAGLLLYKLADQLGIDLEAAMLRKLEANEARYPLASSREALKRYLAHDDED, from the coding sequence GTGAGCCGGCTTCAGGAGCGCGTCCACCGCTTCGATGCGGACCGCGGCTGGGAGCGCGTCCGCCCCGAGCACACCTACCTGCACCTGATGGAGGAGCTCGGCGAGGTGGCCCGCGAGCTGCTGCGGCGGGCGGCCTACAAGGAAGGAACGCCCAACCTGACCGAAGAGCTGGCCGACGCCGGGTTACTCTTGTACAAGCTGGCCGACCAGCTTGGCATCGATCTCGAAGCCGCGATGCTGCGCAAGCTGGAAGCGAACGAGGCGCGCTACCCGCTGGCTTCGTCGCGGGAGGCCCTGAAGCGCTACCTCGCCCACGACGATGAAGATTGA
- a CDS encoding GerMN domain-containing protein yields MKRYLTLWNVLGLLLLLVGVAVYLASSPARQSGVVNLPTEQVEPEVPREVELRLYFAKNDATGFLIEKRKVTLAPGESAYQRALDELVAGPTQGAAPIVPSGFPAPTVFVRGTTAYVDLPERYGRLGYGTTGETLLVYGMAYTVLDQGPVEEVRFLYRGQPAATLGHLSLLEPIRRAR; encoded by the coding sequence TTGAAACGCTACCTGACGCTTTGGAACGTGCTCGGCTTGTTGCTGCTCCTCGTAGGGGTCGCCGTCTACCTGGCGAGCAGCCCCGCCCGGCAGAGCGGCGTCGTCAACCTGCCCACCGAGCAGGTGGAGCCGGAGGTCCCCCGCGAGGTTGAACTGCGCCTCTACTTCGCCAAGAACGACGCTACGGGCTTCCTGATCGAGAAACGCAAGGTCACCCTCGCGCCCGGAGAGTCCGCCTACCAGCGCGCCCTCGACGAGCTGGTGGCCGGTCCGACCCAGGGCGCCGCCCCCATCGTCCCCTCGGGTTTCCCCGCGCCCACCGTCTTCGTGCGCGGCACCACCGCCTACGTCGACCTGCCGGAGCGGTACGGCCGCCTGGGCTACGGCACCACCGGGGAGACGCTGCTCGTCTACGGCATGGCCTACACGGTGCTGGACCAGGGGCCGGTCGAGGAGGTGCGCTTCCTCTACCGCGGCCAGCCCGCGGCGACTCTGGGGCATTTGTCGTTGCTCGAGCCGATCCGGAGAGCGCGGTGA